A window of Verrucomicrobiia bacterium contains these coding sequences:
- a CDS encoding biopolymer transporter ExbD, which yields MRFFVRKKNSPPAVIIVAMIDVLIVVLIFLMVTTTFKKPQNSLRLALPESSHAAKPGATDSPPLVIVIEENGGLRFGPEARPITVDALKSELQAEAAKNPSLKVELKADKKAPWGQVVRVMDAAKGANIKSLDADTKSAAAQ from the coding sequence ATGCGCTTCTTCGTCCGCAAAAAAAATTCGCCGCCCGCGGTCATCATCGTCGCGATGATTGATGTGCTCATCGTCGTGCTCATTTTTTTGATGGTCACGACCACGTTCAAGAAACCGCAAAATTCTCTCCGCCTCGCGCTCCCGGAATCCTCTCACGCGGCCAAACCCGGCGCCACCGATTCGCCGCCGCTGGTGATCGTCATCGAGGAAAATGGCGGATTGCGTTTTGGCCCTGAAGCCAGGCCGATCACCGTGGATGCGCTAAAAAGCGAATTGCAAGCCGAAGCCGCGAAAAATCCCTCGCTCAAGGTGGAACTCAAGGCTGACAAAAAAGCGCCGTGGGGCCAGGTCGTCCGCGTGATGGATGCCGCCAAAGGCGCGAACATCAAGTCGCTCGACGCCGACACCAAATCCGCCGCCGCCCAGTAA
- a CDS encoding MotA/TolQ/ExbB proton channel family protein has protein sequence METFFISIMFLTSVTSLTFIVYCGFALRAERVMPSALQSTADACRTPEDRPVLKRLCEQSHSPLARLLLSAEDHLDLPQEENEAALQTRARQEVVYLERGLVILEIIVGIAPLLGLVGTIYGMITLFGGLGDAAATDNSVLARGISFILGFTMTGLLIAIPSLIAWSYYNKKVEMLAVEMETICSEFLRRQYRALSKH, from the coding sequence ATGGAAACTTTTTTTATCAGCATCATGTTCCTCACGTCGGTCACGAGCCTGACCTTCATCGTCTATTGCGGCTTCGCCCTGCGCGCCGAACGCGTCATGCCCTCCGCGCTGCAAAGCACCGCCGACGCCTGTCGCACGCCCGAAGACCGTCCAGTATTGAAGCGGCTGTGCGAACAATCCCATTCGCCGCTCGCGCGGCTGCTGCTCTCCGCCGAGGATCATCTCGATCTTCCGCAGGAGGAAAATGAAGCTGCGCTGCAAACGCGCGCGCGGCAGGAAGTCGTCTATCTCGAACGCGGGCTGGTCATCCTGGAAATCATCGTGGGCATCGCGCCGCTGCTCGGGTTGGTCGGAACCATCTACGGCATGATCACGCTTTTCGGCGGCTTGGGCGATGCCGCCGCCACCGACAACAGCGTGCTCGCGCGCGGCATCTCGTTCATCCTTGGCTTTACGATGACCGGCTTGCTCATCGCCATTCCCTCGCTCATCGCGTGGAGTTACTACAATAAAAAAGTTGAGATGCTCGCCGTGGAAATGGAAACCATCTGCTCGGAATTTTTGCGCCGGCAATATCGCGCGCTGTCCAAACACTGA